A single region of the Podospora pseudopauciseta strain CBS 411.78 chromosome 1, whole genome shotgun sequence genome encodes:
- a CDS encoding hypothetical protein (COG:S; EggNog:ENOG503P21D), which produces MRGFGAGGDGGMVGMVLKVAPVVCSFFAFVFLAVALSAGSSPNYIEGLSVINFNMSTFGKNLIKAPNVQEAAQGGCDKADNAVTDAGNALGNVAGGLAGAFGGRKAEEDAKKALNGASDKVGDGVGAACEKGAEIADKAVRLGQDLVDKALGSVAKAIGLKEYYSIHIGAMCEGMYAPLFSDPAAEPNVEKCTKKFVVEQTDLSKSLDASLNVGPFKFKLSDVGLIDTIQDALDLIPRALAAMGFFFLTSVVFLALAFLGSTAALASAFVPALAARETALILPTLVCFGIGWFLAGIGTLGLTAAAEKIKNAVNEDGAKFGLSAATSPGLYFLIWAAAVLSTLGFATLAYAWYKSRHVSGDRSETDSDLDEQKHVARGQYPIMQGNYPPSERGSYYGAQDGQDQMQQVDFGGQPQGQMHQQDDTYLGQPVNDGRPSKEYYQQQQ; this is translated from the exons ATGAGAGGCTTCGGtgcaggtggtgatggtgggatggtgggCATGGTTCTCAAGGTTGCGCCTGTCGTGTGCTCCTTTTTcgcttttgtttttttggccGTTGCCTTGTCGGCAGGAAGCTCACCGAATTATATTGAAGGGTTGAGTGTGATTAAC TTCAACATGTCTACCTTTGGCAAAAACCTCATCAAGGCCCCCAACGTCCAAGAAGCCGCCCAAGGCGGCTGTGACAAAGCCGACAACGCCGTCACGGACGCGGGCAACGCTCTCGGCAACGTAGCCGGTGGTCTCGCCGGTGCTTTCGGCGGCAGGAAGGCCGAAGAAGACGCCAAAAAGGCCCTCAACGGCGCCTCGGACAAAGTCGGCGACGGCGTCGGCGCAGCCTGCGAAAAGGGTGCTGAAATCGCCGACAAGGCCGTCCGGCTCGGCCAGGACCTCGTCGACAAGGCCCTCGGCAGCGTCGCCAAAGCCATCGGCCTCAAGGAGTACTACTCCATCCACATCGGCGCCATGTGCGAAGGCATGTACGCGCCCCTCTTCTCCGACCCGGCCGCGGAGCCGAACGTGGAAAAGTGCACCAAAAAGTTCGTCGTCGAGCAGACCgacctctccaaatccctcGACGCCTCCCTCAACGTCGGCCCCTTCAAGTTCAAGCTCAGCGACGTCGGCCTGATCGACACCATCCAGGACGCCCTGGACCTCATCCCCCGCGCCCTCGCGGCgatgggcttcttcttcctcacctccgtcgtcttcctcgccctggCGTTCCTAGGCTCgaccgccgccctcgcctccGCCTTCGTccccgccctcgccgcccgcGAGACAGCCCTCATCCTGCCGACCCTCGTCTGCTTCGGAATCGGCTGGTTCCTCGCCGGGATCGGCACCCTCGGtctcaccgccgccgccgaaaaGATCAAAAACGCCGTCAACGAAGACGGCGCCAAGTTCGGCCTCTCGGCCGCGACCTCTCCGGGCCTCTACTTCCTCATCTGGGCCGCCGCcgtcctctccaccctcggGTTCGCCACGCTCGCCTACGCCTGGTACAAGTCCCGCCACGTCAGCGGCGACCGCTCAGAGACAGACTCCGACCTCGACGAGCAAAAGCACGTTGCCAGAGGCCAGTACCCCATCATGCAGGGGAACTACCCGCCTTCTGAGCGGGGGAGCTACTACGGCGCCCAGGACGGACAGGACCAGATGCAGCAGGTGGATTTTGGCGGGCAGCCCCAGGGGCAGATGCACCAGCAGGATGACACGTATCTCGGTCAGCCGGTGAACGACGGGAGGCCGAGCAAAGAGTattaccagcagcagcagtag
- a CDS encoding hypothetical protein (COG:S; EggNog:ENOG503Q3FH) yields MLSYPSSSVSAIREHRDGSVGAPCAKRQRLGSKPWCLELLPLASFLHLGFPSSSKFILPSSNRLLEPPIQKTSFCHKEITPLTNSFVVVYTSYRLPQRTQPLVGFLRRLPVESSPPTVPDSQNLSLDSCQTTNNPRPTTSYPSKMADISNGHANGNASVDALKNNLAATYNNVTSGPVAQNIKAEGARTTDELSNLANSRRAPSYTAATGQPLTHYHSFFSELLSWKNPRASGIAYLTIISFIFSVRYLDVLRWGLKLTWMALGVTIAAEIAGKAILNNGFATQLRPRKYYTVPRETLDAVIGDVNELINFGVIESQRILFAENIWASAAVALGAFISYYLVKVVPYWGLALIATSVIFFAPLIYTTNQELIDSQIQHAGEIINDQTEQIRSLVQKNTEQATQVTKQYMGDYTAKAQSLIKGAVGQENGHKSELKPTDFPVAPKEDIKSEPIAPPTKAGEEEPLIAA; encoded by the exons ATGCTATCATATCCAAGCTCTAGTGTGTCTGCTATCAGAGAGCATCGGGACGGATCAGTCGGTGCACCGTGTGCGAAGAGGCAGCGACTTGGAAGCAAGCCCTGGTGTCTCGAGCTCCTCCCACTCGCGTCATTCCTCCACCTTGGctttccctcttcctctaAATTCATCTTGCCATCCTCAAATCGTCTCCTGGAACCCCCAATCCAAAAGACATCATTCTGCCACAAGGAAATTACACCACTCACCAACAGCTTTGTTGTAGTCTACACCTCCTACCGACTTCCTCAGCGCACACAACCACTTGTGGGTTTTCTCCGTCGCCTGCCAGTCGAAAGCTCCCCTCCAACGGTTCCCGACTCCCAGAATTTGTCTCTCGACAGTTGCCAAACTACCAATAATCCCCGCCCAACGACATCATATCCATCAAAAATGGCTGACATTTCGAACGGACATGCGAACGGGAATGCCAGCGTGGATGCCCTTAAGAACA ACCTTGCTGCCACCTACAACAATGTTACCAGCG GCCCTGTAGCTCAGAACATCAAGGCCGAGGGCGCGAGAACCACGGATGAGCTTTCCAACTTGGCCAACTCTCGCCGCGCTCCTTCGTACACCGCGGCTACTGGCCAGCCCTTGACTCATTAccactccttcttctcggagCTGTTGTCATGGAAGAATCCTC GCGCCTCTGGAATTGCCTACCTCACAATCATCTCGTTCATCTTCTCGGTTAGATACCTGGATGTTCTCCGATGGGGTCTCAAGCTCACATGGATGGCCCTCGGTGTTACCATTGCCGCCGAGATCGCCGGAAAAGCCATTTTGAACAATGGCTTTGCTACCCAGCTCCGCCCTCGCAAGTACTACACTGTTCCCCGAGAGACACTTGATGCCGTTATTGGCGACGTCAACGAACTTATCAACTTTGGTGTGATCGAGTCCCAACGCATCCTTTTCGCTGAGAACATCTGGGCTTCCGCTGCT GTTGCCCTCGGCGCCTTCATCTCGTATTACTTGGTCAAGGTTGTCCCGTACTGGGGTCTTGCTCTCATCGCCACCTCcgtcatcttcttcgccccTCTCAtttacaccaccaaccagGAGCTTATCGACAGCCAGATCCAGCACGCTGGTGAGATTATCAATGACCAGACCGAGCAGATCCGCTCCTTGGTCCAGAAGAACACCGAGCAAGCCACCCAGGTTACCAAGCAGTACATGGGCGACTACACCGCCAAGGCTCAGTCCTTGATCAAGGGTGCTGTTGGTCAGGAGAATGGCCACAAATCCGAGCTCAAGCCGACTGACTTCCCCGTCGCTCCCAAGGAGGACATCAAGTCAGAGCCTATTGCTCCCCCTACCAaggccggtgaggaggagccTTTGATCGCTGCTTAA